A section of the Callospermophilus lateralis isolate mCalLat2 chromosome 14, mCalLat2.hap1, whole genome shotgun sequence genome encodes:
- the Snrnp27 gene encoding U4/U6.U5 small nuclear ribonucleoprotein 27 kDa protein has translation MGRSRSRSPRRERRRSRSTSRERERRRRERSRSRERDRRRSRSRSPHRRRSRSPRRHRSTSPSPSRLKERRDEEKKETKETKSKERQITEEDLEGKTEEEIEMMKLMGFASFDSTKGKKVDGSVNAYAINVSQKRKYRQYMNRKGGFNRPLDFIA, from the exons ATGGGTCGCAGCCGAAGCCGCTCCCCACGGAGGG AACGTAGGCGGTCCCGGTCCACTTCCCGGGAGAGAGAACGAAGGCGCCGAGAAAGGTCCCGGTCTCGGGAAAGAGATCGAAGAAGGAGCCGTTCGAGATCCCCACACCGAAGGCGCTCCCG atCCCCAAGACGACATAGATCCACATCTCCTTCCCCTTCTCGGCtaaaagaaagaagagatgaggaaaagaaagaaacaaaagaaacaaagagcAAAGAACGTCAGATTACCG aGGAAGACTTAGAGGGCAAAACAGAGGAAGAAATTGAAATGATGAAGTTAATGGGATTTGCCTCTTTTGACTCAACAAAA GGGAAGAAGGTAGATGGCTCTGTCAATGCCTATGCCATAAATGTGTCTCAGAAGAGGAAGTACAG GCAGTACATGAATCGAAAAGGTGGCTTCAACAGACCTTTGGATTTTATTGCATGA